One window of the Saccopteryx bilineata isolate mSacBil1 chromosome 2, mSacBil1_pri_phased_curated, whole genome shotgun sequence genome contains the following:
- the SLC25A35 gene encoding solute carrier family 25 member 35, producing the protein MDFLMSGLAACGACLFTNPLEVVKTRMQLQGELQAPGTYQRHYRNVFHAFITIGKVDGVAALQKGLAPALLYQFLMNGIRLGTYGLAEAGGYLHRADGTLSPARSAAAGAVAGVMGAYLGSPIYMVKTHLQAQAASEIAVGHQYKHQGMFQALTEIGQKHGLLGLWRGAVGSLPRVIAGSSTQLCTFSSTKDLLTQWEIFPPQSWKMALAAAMVSGVAVVLAMTPFDVVSTRLYNQPTDTQGKGLMYRGLLDAMLQTARTEGIFGMYKGIGASYFRLGPHTILSLFFWDQLRTLYYTYTQ; encoded by the exons ATGGACTTCTTGATGAGCGGCCTGGCAGCCTGCGGTGCCTGTTTGTTCACCAACCCTCTGGAGGTGGTGAAGACTAGGATGCAGTTGCAGGGAGAGCTACAGGCCCCCGGCACCTACCAGCGGCACTACCGAAACGTCTTCCATGCCTTCATCACCATCGGCAAGGTGGATGGCGTGGCTGCCCTGCAGAAGGGCCTGGCCCCTGCCCTCCTATACCAGTTCCTGATGAATGGCATACGGCTGGGCACCTACGGGCTGGCTGAGGCTGGAGGCTACCTGCACAGAGCCGATGGCACCCTCAGCCCTGCCCGCAGTGCAGCAGCTGGGGCCGTGGCTGGCGTCATGGGAGCCTACTTGGGGAGCCCTATCTACATG GTGAAGACACACCTACAAGCACAGGCAGCCTCAGAAATTGCTGTAGGGCACCAGTATAAGCATCAG GGCATGTTTCAGGCACTAACCGAGATTGGCCAGAAACATGGTCTACTGGGATTGTGGCGTGGGGCGGTGGGCAGCCTGCCCCGAGTTATCGCCGGTTCCTCCACCCAGCTGTGCACCTTCTCATCCACCAAGGACCTCCTGACCCAGTGGGAG ATATTTCCTCCCCAGAGCTGGAAGATGGCTCTGGCAGCCGCCATGGTGAGTGGCGTTGCAGTAGTCCTGGCCATGACACCGTTTGATGTGGTCAGCACAAGGCTCTACAACCAGCCCACAGACACTCAGGGCAAG GGCCTCATGTACCGGGGGTTGTTGGACGCTATGCTGCAGACGGCTCGGACAGAGGGCATTTTTGGCATGTACAAGGGTATAGGAGCCTCCTACTTCCGCCTTGGCCCTCACAccatcctctctctgtttttctgggACCAGCTTCGCACCCTCTACTACACATATACCCAATAA
- the ARHGEF15 gene encoding rho guanine nucleotide exchange factor 15 — MSDQSLPVATPPTQKPPRIIRPRPPSRPRAAQSPGPPYNGSSPPEPPVTSNDAQTPMCTPIFWEPPVSSLKPPALLPPSASKTSLDSQTSPDSPSSSPSPVSRRSISPEPAPRSPVPPPKPSGSPRGPVPLPNTAPRTSAQDGPASVPGTVRRLAGRFEWGAEGRVQAAEALDPSPQRGVDVNGERDSLQGTLTRRGSQKSGAPDAAQACPPCCPCVCHVARPGLELRWVPVGGYEDGPRAPCRASPLRASRSRPNPPSISHPSVVLTSYRSTAERSKLLPPLKPPKPTRVKQDAAISGDPTQPDLDLPSEDGIQTGNSADEAPQNAPPATTENRDEEGLEELREQNWELPLQDEPLYQTYRAAVLSEELWGVSEDGSPCPTSPGEAPTFTRLPGPRNTLWQELPAVRASGLLDTLSPQELRMQESLFEVVTSEASYLRSLRLLTDTFVLSQTLRDTLTPRDHHTLFSNVQRVQEVSERFLGSLLSRVRSSPHINDLCDVVHTHAVGPFSVYVDYVRNQQYQEETYSRLMDTNVRFSAELRRLQSLPKCERLPLPSFLLLPFQRITRLRMLLQNIVHQTEDGSSRQENAQKALGAISKIIERCSAEVGRMKQTEELIRLTQRLRFHKVKALPLVSWSRRLELQGELTELGCRRGGVLFTSRPRFTPLCLLLFSDLLLITQPKSGQRLQVLDYAHRSLVQAQQVPDPSGPPTFRLSLLSNHQGRPTHRLLQASSLSDMQRWLGAFPTPGPLPCSPDTIYEDCDCSQDLCPEPSTPAKTEGQGLESKAPSKHLHKSPEGWLKGLPGAFPAQLVCEVTGEHERRRHLRQHQRLLEAAGPSSGASSAHQS, encoded by the exons ATGTCAGACCAGTCTCTTCCTGTAGCAACACCCCCTACCCAGAAACCTCCTCGGAttatccgcccccgccccccctcccgaCCCCGTGCTGCCCAGTCTCCAGGGCCCCCCTACAACGGCTCCTCTCCACCAGAACCTCCTGTCACCTCCAATGATGCACAAACCCCCATGTGCACCCCCATCTTCTGGGAGCCCCCCGTCTCTTCCCTCAAACCCCCTGCTCTTCTGCCCCCTTCGGCTTCTAAAACCAGCCTCGACTCCCAGACATCCCCGGATTCACCTTCCAGCTCCCCCAGTCCAGTGTCCCGGCGCTCCATCTCCCCAGAACCTGCTCCCAGGTCTCCAGTCCCCCCACCCAAACCCTCTGGGTCACCCCGCGGACCTGTGCCCTTACCCAACACAGCTCCCCGCACCTCGGCCCAGGATGGCCCTGCCTCTGTCCCGGGCACTGTGCGGAGACTGGCTGGCCGGTTTGAATGGGGGGCCGAAGGCAGGGTCCAGGCTGCAGAGGCCTTGGACCCCAGTCCCCAAAGGGGAGTGGATGTGAATGGAGAGAGGGACTCTTTGCAGGGAACCCTCACCAGAAGGGGGTCCCAGAAGAGTGGCGCTCCGG ATGCTGCCCAGGCCTGCCCCCCCTGCTGTCCCTGTGTCTGCCACGTAGCCCGGCCTGGCCTAGAGCTCCGCTGGGTCCCCGTGGGGGGCTATGAGGACGGTCCCAGGGCCCCCTGCCGAGCCTCCCCGCTGCGGGCCTCCCGCTCCCGTCCCAACCCTCCCAGCATCAGTCACCCCTCAGTGGTCCTCACGTCCTACCGCTCCACTGCGGAGCGCAGCAAACTCCTGCCACCCCTCAAACCCCCGAAACCAACTCGGGTGAAGCAGGATGCCGCCATCTCTGGGGATCCCACACAGCCAGATCTCGATCTGCCCTCTGAAGATGGAATCCAAACAG GGAACAGTGCGGATGAGGCTCCCCAGAACGCCCCTCCAGCAACCACAGAGAACAG GGATGAGGAAGGGCTGGAGGAGCTGAGGGAACAGAACTGGGAACTGCCCCTGCAGGATG AACCCCTGTACCAGACCTACCGAGCTGCCGTGCTGTCAGAGGAGCTGTGGGGGGTCAGTGAGGACGGGAGCCCCTGTCCCACAAGTCCTGGAGAAGCTCCCACCTTCACCCGGCTCCCTGGACCTCGAAACACGCTGTGGCAGGAGCTTCCCGCCGTCCGTGCCAGTGGCCTCCTGGATACTCTCAGTCCCCAGGAGCTGCGCATGCAGGAG AGCCTGTTTGAGGTGGTGACATCCGAGGCCTCCTACCTGCGCTCCCTGAGGCTGCTGACAGACACCTTCGTGCTGAGCCAGACTCTCCGGGACACGCTCACCCCCCGAGATCACCACACCCTTTTCTCCAACGTGCAGAGAGTCCAGGAAGTCAGTGAGCG GTTTCTAGGGTCCCTACTGTCCCGTGTCCGCTCTTCCCCCCACATCAACGACCTCTGTGACGTGGTGCACACCCACGCCGTGGGTCCTTTTTCCGTGTATGTGGATTATGTGCGCAACCAGCAGTATCAGGAGGAGACCTACAGCCGCCTTAT GGACACCAATGTGCGCTTCTCCGCGGAGCTGCGACGGCTGCAGAGCCTCCCCAAGTGTGAGCGGCTGCCGCTGCCGTCCTTCCTGCTGCTGCCCTTCCAGCGGATCACGCGGCTGCGCATGCTGCTGCAG AATATTGTGCACCAGACGGAGGACGGGTCCAGCCGCCAGGAGAACGCTCAGAAGGCCCTGGGTGCTATCAGCAAG ATCATTGAGCGCTGCAGTGCGGAGGTGGGGCGCATGAAGCAGACAGAGGAGCTAATCCGCCTCACCCAGAGGCTGCGCTTCCACAAAGTCAAG gCCCTGCCCCTGGTCTCCTGGTCGAGGCGCCTGGAGTTGCAGGGGGAGCTGACCGAGTTAGGGTGCCGCAGGGGGGGCGTGCTCTTCACGTCCCGGCCGCGCTTCACTCCCCTCTGCCTGCTGCTCTTCAGCGACCTGCTGCTCATCACTCAGCCCAAGAG CGGGCAGCGGCTACAGGTTCTGGACTATGCCCACCGCTCCCTGGTCCAGGCTCAGCAGGTTCCGGACCCATCCGGACCCCCTACGTTCCGCCTCTCCCTTCTCAGCAACCACCAGGGCCGCCCCACCCATCGGCTACTCCAGGCTTCCTCCCT ATCAGACATGCAGCGCTGGCTGGGAGCCTTCCCCACCCCAGGGCCCCTTCCCTGCTCCCCGGACACCATCTACGAGGACTGTG ACTGTTCCCAGGATCTGTGCCCAGAGCCTTCCACACCAGCCAAGACTGAGGGACAGGGTCTGGAGTCCAAGGCTCCCTCCAAGCACCTGCACAAGAGCCCCGAGG